The following coding sequences lie in one Benincasa hispida cultivar B227 chromosome 6, ASM972705v1, whole genome shotgun sequence genomic window:
- the LOC120080616 gene encoding uncharacterized protein LOC120080616, protein MAVNSTNLTSHFAPTFRRTHPISAPCTAALPLLKPAIHRSLFASPPPASRKISCKASEISVAEESSASGNWVPVVPLSALPRGERRVIIQGGETILLLWYKDKIFAIENRSPAEGAYTEGLLNAKLTKDGCIVCPTTDSTFDLQTGDIKEWYPKNPVLRVLTPALRKLFIYPVKTDEDNIYINMRGNVISDSSAEIVFSGKAQPGVTATDVNVDEVKMVVDEDLEGFGFTGKNEVINGKAAVIGFLLLLDFELLTGKGLLKGTGFLDFIYSVSDAFK, encoded by the exons ATGGCCGTCAATTCCACTAATCTCACTTCCCATTTTGCCCCCACATTCCGCCGGACCCACCCCATCTCTGCACCATGCACCGCCGCCCTGCCCCTTCTGAAACCCGCCATTCACCGCTCCCTTTTCGCTTCTCCTCCGCCCGCTTCCCGCAAAATCTCCTGCAAAGCCTCCGAGATCTCGGTGGCCGAGGAATCCTCCGCGTCTGGTAACTGGGTGCCGGTGGTTCCGTTGTCGGCGCTGCCCAGAGGGGAGCGGCGCGTGATTATTCAGGGCGGTGAAACTATTTTGCTTCTTTGGTATAAGGATAAGATTTTTGCTATTGAGAATCGGTCCCCTGCTGAAGGTGCTTACACTGAAGGTCTCCTCAATGCCAAGCTCACTAAG GATGGCTGTATTGTCTGTCCAACGACAGATAGCACATTTGACCTCCAAACTGGAGACATCAAGGAATGGTATCCAAAGAACCCAGTCCTCAGAGTCCTCACACCAGCCTTAAGGAAGCTTTTCATATACCCTGTTAAAACTGATGAAGACAACATCTATATCAACATGAGAGGAAATGTAATATCAGATTCATCTGCTGAGATTGTCTTCAGTGGGAAAGCTCAACCTGGTGTAACTGCAACTGATGTCAATGTGGACGAG GTGAAAATGGTGGTTGATGAAGATCTTGAAGGGTTTGGCTTCACCGGAAAGAATGAAGTGATAAATGGAAAGGCAGCAGTGATTGgcttcttgttgttgttggatTTTGAGCTCCTAACTGGTAAGGGTCTTCTCAAGGGAACTGGTTTCTTGGACTTCATTTATTCTGTTTCAGATGCTTTCAAATAG
- the LOC120080615 gene encoding 11-beta-hydroxysteroid dehydrogenase B has translation MELINSFLNVVVPPASLVMLAFSWPALSFISACEWIYNSFNTENMEDKVVIITGASSGIGEQIAYEYAKRKANLMLVARRETRLRMISENARFMGAKRVLIMAADVVKEDDCRRFVSETVHIFGRVDHLVNTASLGHTFYFEEVTDTSIFPHLMDINFWGNVYPTLVALPYLRQSNGRVVVNASVETWLPLPRMSLYSAAKAALVNFYETLRFEVKDDVGITIATHGWIGSEMTRGKFMVEDGAEMQRKEEREVHVAGGPIEEFAKLIVSGACRGNIYVKYPSWYDVFLLYRMFAPNVLNWTFRLLLSANGSRRTSLVGTGMPVYEGNASGRPLLEGASPRRLLLPANSPQSSLQAQKLE, from the exons ATGGAGTTGATAAACTCGTTTTTGAATGTGGTGGTGCCACCGGCGAGTCTGGTGATGCTGGCTTTCTCCTGGCCGGCATTGTCCTTCATCAGTGCCTGTgaatggatttacaattccttCAATACTGAAAATATGGAAGATAAAGTCGTCATTATCACTGGAGCTTCCTCTGGCATTGGAGAG CAAATAGCTTATGAGTATGCAAAAAGGAAGGCGAATCTGATGCTGGTGGCAAGGAGAGAGACCAGACTACGAATGATAAGTGAGAATGCTAGGTTCATGGGAGCTAAACGAGTTTTGATTATGGCTGCTGATGTTGTTAAAGAAGATGATTGTCGAAGATTTGTTTCTGAAACTGTTCATATCTTTGGACGAG TGGATCATCTAGTAAATACTGCAAGTTTGGGACATACATTCTACTTTGAGGAAGTTACCGATACATCGATATTTCCCCATTTGATG GATATAAACTTTTGGGGAAATGTGTATCCAACTCTGGTGGCTCTTCCATACCTACGACAAAGCAACGGTCGAGTCGTTGTTAACGCATCGGTCGAGACCTGGTTGCCTCTGCCACGAATGAGTCTGTACTCT GCTGCAAAAGCAGCACTGGTGAACTTCTATGAGACATTGAGGTTTGAAGTGAAAGATGATGTTGGGATAACAATTGCTACACATGGTTGGATTGGAAGTGAAATGACCAGAGGCAAGTTCATGGTAGAAGATGGTGCAGAAATGCAACGGAAGGAAGAAAGAGAG GTGCATGTAGCTGGAGGCCCAATTGAGGAGTTTGCAAAGTTGATCGTGTCAGGGGCATGTCGGGGAAATATATACGTGAAGTATCCAAGCTGGTATGACGTCTTCCTGCTATATAGGATGTTTGCACCAAATGTCCTGAACTGGACATTCAGGTTGCTGCTTTCGGCTAACGGTTCAAGGAGGACGTCCCTTGTCGGGACGGGAATGCCTGTATATGAAGGCAATGCGAGTGGGAGGCCGCTTTTGGAGGGAGCGTCGCCTAGAAGACTGCTTCTTCCTGCTAATTCGCCACAAAGCAGCCTACAGGCCCAGAAGCTGGAATGA